In Eriocheir sinensis breed Jianghai 21 chromosome 3, ASM2467909v1, whole genome shotgun sequence, a genomic segment contains:
- the LOC127004022 gene encoding mucin-1-like isoform X16 yields the protein MSGQRLVRLAFLAAVWEVVCGGVVGGEWRQGTGLACDETLNLDFSGPEPQVECSSPCEDSVKTWSAGPLFRREARLTEQGYMVRQEYRQDGTITCSLVSDVPEVQDLQSALQSEACTSVSGGPDVTTVPGSSEVSTVSGGPDVTTVPGSSEVSTVSGGPDVTTVPSSSEVSTVSGGPDVTTVPGSSEVSTVSGGPDVTTVPSSSEVSTVSGGPDVTTVPSSSEVSTVSGGPDVTTVPGSSEVSTVSGGPDVTTVPGSSEVSTVSGGPDVTTVPGSSEVSTVSGGPDVTTVPGSSEVSTVSGSPDVTTVPGSPEVSTVSGGPDVTTVPGSSEVSTVSGGPDVTTVPGSSEVSTVSGGPDVTTVPGSSEVSTVSGGPDVTTVPSSSEVTTVSGGPDVTTVPSSSEVSTVSGGPDVTTVPSSSEVTTVSGGPDVTTVPSSSEVSTVSGGPDVTTVPSSSEVSTVSGGPDVTTVPGSSEVSTVSGGPDVTTVPSSSEVSTVSSGPDVTTVPSSSEVSTVSGGPDVTTVPSSSEVSTVSGGPDVTTVPNSSEVTTVSGGPDVTTVPGSSEVTTVHGSSPGMTESTITSNPLSTIVVTGSTQPNGGKEDTSETESSTFETSTIQDCAENKDTTESLTQSDIDILKASTIAPTTILPTTLPPTTLPPTTLPPTTLPPTTLPPTTLPPTTLPPTTLPPTTLPPTTLPPTTLPPTTLPPTTLPPTTLPPTTLRPTTLPPTTTTTTTTTTPRPTTVSYGCPSGWKLFDQSCYYVSTNTGSWEDGRSLCRSKGGSYVKITGVDEFNFVKSLVTVNTWIGLNDRDTEGRYIWDSDGSAVSYKNWGSGEPNDDSLFNVAVEDCVELHENKGFLWNDESCGSSRRFACERAAYVYTG from the exons ATGAGCGGACAGCGTCTGGTTCGGCTGGCCTTCCTGGCAGCAGTGTGGGAG GTAGTGTGTGGTGGTGTCGTGGGTGGGGAGTGGCGGCAGGGGACAGGGCTGGCTTGTGATGAAACTCTGAACCTTGACTTCTCTGGCCCCGAGCCACAAGTGGAATGTTCTTCACCATGTGAAGACAGTGTGAAG ACATGGTCAGCCGGACCGCTGTTCAGGCGGGAGGCTCGCCTGACTGAGCAGGGCTACATGGTGAGGCAGGAATACCGCCAGGACGGCACGATCACCTGCTCCCTCGTCAGCGACGTGCCAG AAGTGCAAGACCTTCAATCAGCCCTTCAATCTGAGGCCTGTACCTCTGTCTCCGGAGGTCCTGATGTGACCACTGTCCCCGGCAGCTCTGAGGTGTCCACTGTCTCCGGAGGTCCTGATGTGACCACTGTCCCCGGCAGCTCTGAGGTGTCCACTGTCTCCGGAGGTCCTGATGTGACCACTGTCCCCAGCAGCTCTGAGGTGTCCACTGTCTCCGGAGGTCCTGATGTGACCACTGTCCCCGGCAGCTCTGAGGTGTCCACTGTCTCCGGAGGTCCTGATGTGACCACTGTCCCCAGCAGCTCTGAGGTGTCCACTGTCTCCGGAGGTCCTGATGTGACCACTGTCCCCAGCAGCTCTGAG GTGTCCACTGTCTCCGGAGGTCCTGATGTGACCACTGTCCCCGGCAGCTCTGAG GTGTCCACTGTCTCCGGAGGTCCTGATGTGACCACTGTCCCAGGCAGCTCTGAGGTGTCCACTGTCTCCGGAGGTCCTGATGTGACCACTGTCCCAGGCAGCTCTGAGGTGTCCACTGTCTCCGGAGGTCCTGATGTGACCACTGTCCCAGGCAGCTCTGAGGTGTCCACTGTCTCCGGAAGTCCTGATGTGACCACTGTCCCCGGCAGCCCTGAGGTGTCCACTGTCTCCGGAGGTCCTGATGTGACCACTGTCCCAGGCAGCTCTGAGGTGTCCACTGTCTCCGGAGGTCCTGATGTGACCACTGTCCCAGGCAGCTCTGAGGTGTCCACTGTCTCCGGAGGTCCTGATGTGACCACTGTCCCAGGCAGCTCTGAGGTGTCCACTGTCTCCGGAGGTCCTGATGTGACCACTGTCCCCAGCAGCTCTGAGGTGACCACTGTCTCCGGAGGTCCTGATGTAACCACTGTCCCCAGCAGCTCTGAGGTGTCCACTGTCTCCGGAGGTCCTGATGTAACCACTGTCCCCAGCAGCTCTGAGGTGACCACTGTCTCCGGAGGTCCTGATGTGACCACTGTCCCCAGCAGCTCTGAGGTGTCCACTGTCTCCGGAGGTCCTGATGTGACCACTGTCCCCAGCAGCTCTGAGGTGTCCACTGTCTCCGGAGGTCCTGATGTGACCACTGTCCCTGGCAGCTCTGAGGTGTCCACTGTCTCCGGAGGTCCTGATGTGACCACTGTCCCCAGCAGCTCTGAGGTGTCCACTGTCTCCAGTGGTCCTGATGTGACCACTGTCCCCAGCAGCTCTGAGGTGTCCACTGTCTCCGGAGGTCCTGATGTGACCACTGTCCCCAGCAGCTCTGAGGTGTCCACTGTCTCCGGAGGTCCTGATGTGACCACTGTCCCCAACAGCTCTGAGGTTACCACTGTCTCCGGAGGTCCTGATGTGACCACTGTCCCCGGCAGCTCTGAGGTGACTACTGTCCACGGCAGTTCTCCTGGTATGACTGAAAGTACCATCACTTCTAATCCACTGAGTACGATTGTAGTGACTGGATCCACTCAACCTAATGGTGGCAAGGAAGATACCTCTGAAACAGAAAGTTCCACATTTGAGACATCAACTATTCAAGACTGTGCTGAGAACAAGGACACTACGGAATCATTGACCCAGTCTGATATCGATATTCTCAAAGCGTCCACCATCGCTCCAACCACAATACTGCCCACAACTCTGCCGCCTACAACACTACCACCCACAACACTACCACCCACAACACTACCACCTACAACTCTACCGCCTACAACACTACCACCCACAACACTACCACCCACAACACTACCACCCACAACACTGCCACCCACAACACTACCGCCTACAACACTACCACCCACAACACTGCCACCCACAACACTACCACCCACAACACTACCACCCACAACACTACGACCCACAACACtaccacccactaccaccacaacaacaacaaccaccactcctCGCCCCACCACTGTTTCGTACGGCTGTCCCAGCGGCTGGAAGCTGTTTGATCAGTCGTGTTACTACGTGTCGACGAACACAGGTAGTTGGGAAGACGGAAGAAGTTTATGTCGGTCTAAAGGCGGCAGTTACGTCAAAATCACCGGAGTGGATGAGTTCAACTTCGTAAAAA GTCTTGTAACTGTCAACACGTGGATTGGTCTCAATGACAGAGATACGGAGGGACGCTATATCTGGGACTCCGACGGCAGTGCTGTCTCGTACAAAAA TTGGGGTAGCGGAGAACCAAACGACGACAGCCTCTTTAATGTCGCCGTAGAAGACTGTGTCGAACTCCACGAAAACAAAGGATTCCTTTGGAACGACGAAAGTTGTGGATCATCCAGAAG GTTTGCCTGTGAAAGAGCTGCATACGTGTACACGGGTTAA
- the LOC127004022 gene encoding mucin-1-like isoform X1: protein MSGQRLVRLAFLAAVWEVVCGGVVGGEWRQGTGLACDETLNLDFSGPEPQVECSSPCEDSVKTWSAGPLFRREARLTEQGYMVRQEYRQDGTITCSLVSDVPEVQDLQSALQSEACTSVSGGPDVTTVPGSSEVSTVSGGPDVTTVPGSSEVSTVSGGPDVTTVPSSSEVSTVSGGPDVTTVPGSSEVSTVSGGPDVTTVPSSSEVSTVSGGPDVTTVPSSSEVSTVSGGPDVTTVPSSSEVSTVSGGPDVTTVPGSSEVSTVSGGPDVTTVPGSPEVSTVSGGPDVTTVPGSSEVSTVSGGPDVTTVPGSSEVSTVSGGPDVTTVPGSSEVSTVSGSPDVTTVPGSPEVSTVSGGPDVTTVPGSSEVSTVSGGPDVTTVPGSSEVSTVSGGPDVTTVPGSSEVSTVSGGPDVTTVPSSSEVTTVSGGPDVTTVPSSSEVSTVSGGPDVTTVPSSSEVTTVSGGPDVTTVPSSSEVSTVSGGPDVTTVPSSSEVSTVSGGPDVTTVPGSSEVSTVSGGPDVTTVPSSSEVSTVSSGPDVTTVPSSSEVSTVSGGPDVTTVPSSSEVSTVSGGPDVTTVPNSSEVTTVSGGPDVTTVPGSSEVTTVHGSSPGMTESTITSNPLSTIVVTGSTQPNGGKEDTSETESSTFETSTIQDCAENKDTTESLTQSDIDILKASTIAPTTILPTTLPPTTLPPTTLPPTTLPPTTLPPTTLPPTTLPPTTLPPTTLPPTTLPPTTLPPTTLPPTTLPPTTLPPTTLRPTTLPPTTTTTTTTTTPRPTTVSYGCPSGWKLFDQSCYYVSTNTGSWEDGRSLCRSKGGSYVKITGVDEFNFVKSLVTVNTWIGLNDRDTEGRYIWDSDGSAVSYKNWGSGEPNDDSLFNVAVEDCVELHENKGFLWNDESCGSSRRFACERAAYVYTG from the exons ATGAGCGGACAGCGTCTGGTTCGGCTGGCCTTCCTGGCAGCAGTGTGGGAG GTAGTGTGTGGTGGTGTCGTGGGTGGGGAGTGGCGGCAGGGGACAGGGCTGGCTTGTGATGAAACTCTGAACCTTGACTTCTCTGGCCCCGAGCCACAAGTGGAATGTTCTTCACCATGTGAAGACAGTGTGAAG ACATGGTCAGCCGGACCGCTGTTCAGGCGGGAGGCTCGCCTGACTGAGCAGGGCTACATGGTGAGGCAGGAATACCGCCAGGACGGCACGATCACCTGCTCCCTCGTCAGCGACGTGCCAG AAGTGCAAGACCTTCAATCAGCCCTTCAATCTGAGGCCTGTACCTCTGTCTCCGGAGGTCCTGATGTGACCACTGTCCCCGGCAGCTCTGAGGTGTCCACTGTCTCCGGAGGTCCTGATGTGACCACTGTCCCCGGCAGCTCTGAGGTGTCCACTGTCTCCGGAGGTCCTGATGTGACCACTGTCCCCAGCAGCTCTGAGGTGTCCACTGTCTCCGGAGGTCCTGATGTGACCACTGTCCCCGGCAGCTCTGAGGTGTCCACTGTCTCCGGAGGTCCTGATGTGACCACTGTCCCCAGCAGCTCTGAGGTGTCCACTGTCTCCGGAGGTCCTGATGTGACCACTGTCCCCAGCAGCTCTGAGGTGTCCACTGTCTCCGGAGGTCCTGATGTGACCACTGTCCCCAGCAGCTCTGAG GTGTCCACTGTCTCCGGAGGTCCTGATGTGACCACTGTCCCCGGCAGCTCTGAGGTGTCCACTGTCTCCGGAGGTCCTGATGTGACCACTGTCCCCGGCAGCCCTGAGGTGTCCACTGTCTCCGGAGGTCCTGATGTGACCACTGTCCCAGGCAGCTCTGAGGTGTCCACTGTCTCCGGAGGTCCTGATGTGACCACTGTCCCAGGCAGCTCTGAGGTGTCCACTGTCTCCGGAGGTCCTGATGTGACCACTGTCCCAGGCAGCTCTGAGGTGTCCACTGTCTCCGGAAGTCCTGATGTGACCACTGTCCCCGGCAGCCCTGAGGTGTCCACTGTCTCCGGAGGTCCTGATGTGACCACTGTCCCAGGCAGCTCTGAGGTGTCCACTGTCTCCGGAGGTCCTGATGTGACCACTGTCCCAGGCAGCTCTGAGGTGTCCACTGTCTCCGGAGGTCCTGATGTGACCACTGTCCCAGGCAGCTCTGAGGTGTCCACTGTCTCCGGAGGTCCTGATGTGACCACTGTCCCCAGCAGCTCTGAGGTGACCACTGTCTCCGGAGGTCCTGATGTAACCACTGTCCCCAGCAGCTCTGAGGTGTCCACTGTCTCCGGAGGTCCTGATGTAACCACTGTCCCCAGCAGCTCTGAGGTGACCACTGTCTCCGGAGGTCCTGATGTGACCACTGTCCCCAGCAGCTCTGAGGTGTCCACTGTCTCCGGAGGTCCTGATGTGACCACTGTCCCCAGCAGCTCTGAGGTGTCCACTGTCTCCGGAGGTCCTGATGTGACCACTGTCCCTGGCAGCTCTGAGGTGTCCACTGTCTCCGGAGGTCCTGATGTGACCACTGTCCCCAGCAGCTCTGAGGTGTCCACTGTCTCCAGTGGTCCTGATGTGACCACTGTCCCCAGCAGCTCTGAGGTGTCCACTGTCTCCGGAGGTCCTGATGTGACCACTGTCCCCAGCAGCTCTGAGGTGTCCACTGTCTCCGGAGGTCCTGATGTGACCACTGTCCCCAACAGCTCTGAGGTTACCACTGTCTCCGGAGGTCCTGATGTGACCACTGTCCCCGGCAGCTCTGAGGTGACTACTGTCCACGGCAGTTCTCCTGGTATGACTGAAAGTACCATCACTTCTAATCCACTGAGTACGATTGTAGTGACTGGATCCACTCAACCTAATGGTGGCAAGGAAGATACCTCTGAAACAGAAAGTTCCACATTTGAGACATCAACTATTCAAGACTGTGCTGAGAACAAGGACACTACGGAATCATTGACCCAGTCTGATATCGATATTCTCAAAGCGTCCACCATCGCTCCAACCACAATACTGCCCACAACTCTGCCGCCTACAACACTACCACCCACAACACTACCACCCACAACACTACCACCTACAACTCTACCGCCTACAACACTACCACCCACAACACTACCACCCACAACACTACCACCCACAACACTGCCACCCACAACACTACCGCCTACAACACTACCACCCACAACACTGCCACCCACAACACTACCACCCACAACACTACCACCCACAACACTACGACCCACAACACtaccacccactaccaccacaacaacaacaaccaccactcctCGCCCCACCACTGTTTCGTACGGCTGTCCCAGCGGCTGGAAGCTGTTTGATCAGTCGTGTTACTACGTGTCGACGAACACAGGTAGTTGGGAAGACGGAAGAAGTTTATGTCGGTCTAAAGGCGGCAGTTACGTCAAAATCACCGGAGTGGATGAGTTCAACTTCGTAAAAA GTCTTGTAACTGTCAACACGTGGATTGGTCTCAATGACAGAGATACGGAGGGACGCTATATCTGGGACTCCGACGGCAGTGCTGTCTCGTACAAAAA TTGGGGTAGCGGAGAACCAAACGACGACAGCCTCTTTAATGTCGCCGTAGAAGACTGTGTCGAACTCCACGAAAACAAAGGATTCCTTTGGAACGACGAAAGTTGTGGATCATCCAGAAG GTTTGCCTGTGAAAGAGCTGCATACGTGTACACGGGTTAA
- the LOC127004022 gene encoding mucin-1-like isoform X4: MSGQRLVRLAFLAAVWEVVCGGVVGGEWRQGTGLACDETLNLDFSGPEPQVECSSPCEDSVKTWSAGPLFRREARLTEQGYMVRQEYRQDGTITCSLVSDVPEVQDLQSALQSEACTSVSGGPDVTTVPGSSEVSTVSGGPDVTTVPGSSEVSTVSGGPDVTTVPSSSEVSTVSGGPDVTTVPGSSEVSTVSGGPDVTTVPSSSEVSTVSGGPDVTTVPSSSEVSTVSGGPDVTTVPSSSEVSTVSGGPDVTTVPGSSEVSTVSGGPDVTTVPGSPEVSTVSGGPDVTTVPGSSEVSTVSGGPDVTTVPGSSEVSTVSGGPDVTTVPGSSEVSTVSGSPDVTTVPGSPEVSTVSGGPDVTTVPGSSEVSTVSGGPDVTTVPGSSEVSTVSGGPDVTTVPGSSEVSTVSGGPDVTTVPSSSEVTTVSGGPDVTTVPSSSEVSTVSGGPDVTTVPSSSEVTTVSGGPDVTTVPSSSEVSTVSGGPDVTTVPSSSEVSTVSGGPDVTTVPGSSEVSTVSGGPDVTTVPSSSEVSTVSGGPDVTTVPSSSEVSTVSGGPDVTTVPNSSEVTTVSGGPDVTTVPGSSEVTTVHGSSPGMTESTITSNPLSTIVVTGSTQPNGGKEDTSETESSTFETSTIQDCAENKDTTESLTQSDIDILKASTIAPTTILPTTLPPTTLPPTTLPPTTLPPTTLPPTTLPPTTLPPTTLPPTTLPPTTLPPTTLPPTTLPPTTLPPTTLPPTTLRPTTLPPTTTTTTTTTTPRPTTVSYGCPSGWKLFDQSCYYVSTNTGSWEDGRSLCRSKGGSYVKITGVDEFNFVKSLVTVNTWIGLNDRDTEGRYIWDSDGSAVSYKNWGSGEPNDDSLFNVAVEDCVELHENKGFLWNDESCGSSRRFACERAAYVYTG; encoded by the exons ATGAGCGGACAGCGTCTGGTTCGGCTGGCCTTCCTGGCAGCAGTGTGGGAG GTAGTGTGTGGTGGTGTCGTGGGTGGGGAGTGGCGGCAGGGGACAGGGCTGGCTTGTGATGAAACTCTGAACCTTGACTTCTCTGGCCCCGAGCCACAAGTGGAATGTTCTTCACCATGTGAAGACAGTGTGAAG ACATGGTCAGCCGGACCGCTGTTCAGGCGGGAGGCTCGCCTGACTGAGCAGGGCTACATGGTGAGGCAGGAATACCGCCAGGACGGCACGATCACCTGCTCCCTCGTCAGCGACGTGCCAG AAGTGCAAGACCTTCAATCAGCCCTTCAATCTGAGGCCTGTACCTCTGTCTCCGGAGGTCCTGATGTGACCACTGTCCCCGGCAGCTCTGAGGTGTCCACTGTCTCCGGAGGTCCTGATGTGACCACTGTCCCCGGCAGCTCTGAGGTGTCCACTGTCTCCGGAGGTCCTGATGTGACCACTGTCCCCAGCAGCTCTGAGGTGTCCACTGTCTCCGGAGGTCCTGATGTGACCACTGTCCCCGGCAGCTCTGAGGTGTCCACTGTCTCCGGAGGTCCTGATGTGACCACTGTCCCCAGCAGCTCTGAGGTGTCCACTGTCTCCGGAGGTCCTGATGTGACCACTGTCCCCAGCAGCTCTGAGGTGTCCACTGTCTCCGGAGGTCCTGATGTGACCACTGTCCCCAGCAGCTCTGAG GTGTCCACTGTCTCCGGAGGTCCTGATGTGACCACTGTCCCCGGCAGCTCTGAGGTGTCCACTGTCTCCGGAGGTCCTGATGTGACCACTGTCCCCGGCAGCCCTGAGGTGTCCACTGTCTCCGGAGGTCCTGATGTGACCACTGTCCCAGGCAGCTCTGAGGTGTCCACTGTCTCCGGAGGTCCTGATGTGACCACTGTCCCAGGCAGCTCTGAGGTGTCCACTGTCTCCGGAGGTCCTGATGTGACCACTGTCCCAGGCAGCTCTGAGGTGTCCACTGTCTCCGGAAGTCCTGATGTGACCACTGTCCCCGGCAGCCCTGAGGTGTCCACTGTCTCCGGAGGTCCTGATGTGACCACTGTCCCAGGCAGCTCTGAGGTGTCCACTGTCTCCGGAGGTCCTGATGTGACCACTGTCCCAGGCAGCTCTGAGGTGTCCACTGTCTCCGGAGGTCCTGATGTGACCACTGTCCCAGGCAGCTCTGAGGTGTCCACTGTCTCCGGAGGTCCTGATGTGACCACTGTCCCCAGCAGCTCTGAGGTGACCACTGTCTCCGGAGGTCCTGATGTAACCACTGTCCCCAGCAGCTCTGAGGTGTCCACTGTCTCCGGAGGTCCTGATGTAACCACTGTCCCCAGCAGCTCTGAGGTGACCACTGTCTCCGGAGGTCCTGATGTGACCACTGTCCCCAGCAGCTCTGAGGTGTCCACTGTCTCCGGAGGTCCTGATGTGACCACTGTCCCCAGCAGCTCTGAGGTGTCCACTGTCTCCGGAGGTCCTGATGTGACCACTGTCCCTGGCAGCTCTGAGGTGTCCACTGTCTCCGGAGGTCCTGATGTGACCACTGTCCCCAGCAGCTCTGAG GTGTCCACTGTCTCCGGAGGTCCTGATGTGACCACTGTCCCCAGCAGCTCTGAGGTGTCCACTGTCTCCGGAGGTCCTGATGTGACCACTGTCCCCAACAGCTCTGAGGTTACCACTGTCTCCGGAGGTCCTGATGTGACCACTGTCCCCGGCAGCTCTGAGGTGACTACTGTCCACGGCAGTTCTCCTGGTATGACTGAAAGTACCATCACTTCTAATCCACTGAGTACGATTGTAGTGACTGGATCCACTCAACCTAATGGTGGCAAGGAAGATACCTCTGAAACAGAAAGTTCCACATTTGAGACATCAACTATTCAAGACTGTGCTGAGAACAAGGACACTACGGAATCATTGACCCAGTCTGATATCGATATTCTCAAAGCGTCCACCATCGCTCCAACCACAATACTGCCCACAACTCTGCCGCCTACAACACTACCACCCACAACACTACCACCCACAACACTACCACCTACAACTCTACCGCCTACAACACTACCACCCACAACACTACCACCCACAACACTACCACCCACAACACTGCCACCCACAACACTACCGCCTACAACACTACCACCCACAACACTGCCACCCACAACACTACCACCCACAACACTACCACCCACAACACTACGACCCACAACACtaccacccactaccaccacaacaacaacaaccaccactcctCGCCCCACCACTGTTTCGTACGGCTGTCCCAGCGGCTGGAAGCTGTTTGATCAGTCGTGTTACTACGTGTCGACGAACACAGGTAGTTGGGAAGACGGAAGAAGTTTATGTCGGTCTAAAGGCGGCAGTTACGTCAAAATCACCGGAGTGGATGAGTTCAACTTCGTAAAAA GTCTTGTAACTGTCAACACGTGGATTGGTCTCAATGACAGAGATACGGAGGGACGCTATATCTGGGACTCCGACGGCAGTGCTGTCTCGTACAAAAA TTGGGGTAGCGGAGAACCAAACGACGACAGCCTCTTTAATGTCGCCGTAGAAGACTGTGTCGAACTCCACGAAAACAAAGGATTCCTTTGGAACGACGAAAGTTGTGGATCATCCAGAAG GTTTGCCTGTGAAAGAGCTGCATACGTGTACACGGGTTAA
- the LOC127004022 gene encoding mucin-1-like isoform X8, with protein sequence MSGQRLVRLAFLAAVWEVVCGGVVGGEWRQGTGLACDETLNLDFSGPEPQVECSSPCEDSVKTWSAGPLFRREARLTEQGYMVRQEYRQDGTITCSLVSDVPEVQDLQSALQSEACTSVSGGPDVTTVPGSSEVSTVSGGPDVTTVPGSSEVSTVSGGPDVTTVPSSSEVSTVSGGPDVTTVPGSSEVSTVSGGPDVTTVPSSSEVSTVSGGPDVTTVPSSSEVSTVSGGPDVTTVPSSSEVSTVSGGPDVTTVPGSSEVSTVSGGPDVTTVPGSPEVSTVSGGPDVTTVPGSSEVSTVSGGPDVTTVPGSSEVSTVSGGPDVTTVPGSSEVSTVSGSPDVTTVPGSPEVSTVSGGPDVTTVPGSSEVSTVSGGPDVTTVPGSSEVSTVSGGPDVTTVPGSSEVSTVSGGPDVTTVPSSSEVTTVSGGPDVTTVPSSSEVSTVSGGPDVTTVPSSSEVTTVSGGPDVTTVPSSSEVSTVSGGPDVTTVPSSSEVSTVSGGPDVTTVPGSSEVSTVSGGPDVTTVPSSSEVSTVSSGPDVTTVPSSSEVSTVSGGPDVTTVPSSSEVTTVSGGPDVTTVPGSSEVTTVHGSSPGMTESTITSNPLSTIVVTGSTQPNGGKEDTSETESSTFETSTIQDCAENKDTTESLTQSDIDILKASTIAPTTILPTTLPPTTLPPTTLPPTTLPPTTLPPTTLPPTTLPPTTLPPTTLPPTTLPPTTLPPTTLPPTTLPPTTLPPTTLRPTTLPPTTTTTTTTTTPRPTTVSYGCPSGWKLFDQSCYYVSTNTGSWEDGRSLCRSKGGSYVKITGVDEFNFVKSLVTVNTWIGLNDRDTEGRYIWDSDGSAVSYKNWGSGEPNDDSLFNVAVEDCVELHENKGFLWNDESCGSSRRFACERAAYVYTG encoded by the exons ATGAGCGGACAGCGTCTGGTTCGGCTGGCCTTCCTGGCAGCAGTGTGGGAG GTAGTGTGTGGTGGTGTCGTGGGTGGGGAGTGGCGGCAGGGGACAGGGCTGGCTTGTGATGAAACTCTGAACCTTGACTTCTCTGGCCCCGAGCCACAAGTGGAATGTTCTTCACCATGTGAAGACAGTGTGAAG ACATGGTCAGCCGGACCGCTGTTCAGGCGGGAGGCTCGCCTGACTGAGCAGGGCTACATGGTGAGGCAGGAATACCGCCAGGACGGCACGATCACCTGCTCCCTCGTCAGCGACGTGCCAG AAGTGCAAGACCTTCAATCAGCCCTTCAATCTGAGGCCTGTACCTCTGTCTCCGGAGGTCCTGATGTGACCACTGTCCCCGGCAGCTCTGAGGTGTCCACTGTCTCCGGAGGTCCTGATGTGACCACTGTCCCCGGCAGCTCTGAGGTGTCCACTGTCTCCGGAGGTCCTGATGTGACCACTGTCCCCAGCAGCTCTGAGGTGTCCACTGTCTCCGGAGGTCCTGATGTGACCACTGTCCCCGGCAGCTCTGAGGTGTCCACTGTCTCCGGAGGTCCTGATGTGACCACTGTCCCCAGCAGCTCTGAGGTGTCCACTGTCTCCGGAGGTCCTGATGTGACCACTGTCCCCAGCAGCTCTGAGGTGTCCACTGTCTCCGGAGGTCCTGATGTGACCACTGTCCCCAGCAGCTCTGAG GTGTCCACTGTCTCCGGAGGTCCTGATGTGACCACTGTCCCCGGCAGCTCTGAGGTGTCCACTGTCTCCGGAGGTCCTGATGTGACCACTGTCCCCGGCAGCCCTGAGGTGTCCACTGTCTCCGGAGGTCCTGATGTGACCACTGTCCCAGGCAGCTCTGAGGTGTCCACTGTCTCCGGAGGTCCTGATGTGACCACTGTCCCAGGCAGCTCTGAGGTGTCCACTGTCTCCGGAGGTCCTGATGTGACCACTGTCCCAGGCAGCTCTGAGGTGTCCACTGTCTCCGGAAGTCCTGATGTGACCACTGTCCCCGGCAGCCCTGAGGTGTCCACTGTCTCCGGAGGTCCTGATGTGACCACTGTCCCAGGCAGCTCTGAGGTGTCCACTGTCTCCGGAGGTCCTGATGTGACCACTGTCCCAGGCAGCTCTGAGGTGTCCACTGTCTCCGGAGGTCCTGATGTGACCACTGTCCCAGGCAGCTCTGAGGTGTCCACTGTCTCCGGAGGTCCTGATGTGACCACTGTCCCCAGCAGCTCTGAGGTGACCACTGTCTCCGGAGGTCCTGATGTAACCACTGTCCCCAGCAGCTCTGAGGTGTCCACTGTCTCCGGAGGTCCTGATGTAACCACTGTCCCCAGCAGCTCTGAGGTGACCACTGTCTCCGGAGGTCCTGATGTGACCACTGTCCCCAGCAGCTCTGAGGTGTCCACTGTCTCCGGAGGTCCTGATGTGACCACTGTCCCCAGCAGCTCTGAGGTGTCCACTGTCTCCGGAGGTCCTGATGTGACCACTGTCCCTGGCAGCTCTGAGGTGTCCACTGTCTCCGGAGGTCCTGATGTGACCACTGTCCCCAGCAGCTCTGAGGTGTCCACTGTCTCCAGTGGTCCTGATGTGACCACTGTCCCCAGCAGCTCTGAGGTGTCCACTGTCTCCGGAGGTCCTGATGTGACCACTGTCCCCAGCAGCTCTGAG GTTACCACTGTCTCCGGAGGTCCTGATGTGACCACTGTCCCCGGCAGCTCTGAGGTGACTACTGTCCACGGCAGTTCTCCTGGTATGACTGAAAGTACCATCACTTCTAATCCACTGAGTACGATTGTAGTGACTGGATCCACTCAACCTAATGGTGGCAAGGAAGATACCTCTGAAACAGAAAGTTCCACATTTGAGACATCAACTATTCAAGACTGTGCTGAGAACAAGGACACTACGGAATCATTGACCCAGTCTGATATCGATATTCTCAAAGCGTCCACCATCGCTCCAACCACAATACTGCCCACAACTCTGCCGCCTACAACACTACCACCCACAACACTACCACCCACAACACTACCACCTACAACTCTACCGCCTACAACACTACCACCCACAACACTACCACCCACAACACTACCACCCACAACACTGCCACCCACAACACTACCGCCTACAACACTACCACCCACAACACTGCCACCCACAACACTACCACCCACAACACTACCACCCACAACACTACGACCCACAACACtaccacccactaccaccacaacaacaacaaccaccactcctCGCCCCACCACTGTTTCGTACGGCTGTCCCAGCGGCTGGAAGCTGTTTGATCAGTCGTGTTACTACGTGTCGACGAACACAGGTAGTTGGGAAGACGGAAGAAGTTTATGTCGGTCTAAAGGCGGCAGTTACGTCAAAATCACCGGAGTGGATGAGTTCAACTTCGTAAAAA GTCTTGTAACTGTCAACACGTGGATTGGTCTCAATGACAGAGATACGGAGGGACGCTATATCTGGGACTCCGACGGCAGTGCTGTCTCGTACAAAAA TTGGGGTAGCGGAGAACCAAACGACGACAGCCTCTTTAATGTCGCCGTAGAAGACTGTGTCGAACTCCACGAAAACAAAGGATTCCTTTGGAACGACGAAAGTTGTGGATCATCCAGAAG GTTTGCCTGTGAAAGAGCTGCATACGTGTACACGGGTTAA